The Achromobacter deleyi region TTCCTGGGCCTGTCGCTGGGCGGCATGATCGGGCAATGGCTGGGCGTGCATGCGCCCGACCGCGTCGACCGCCTGATCCTGGCCCATACCTCGGCCTATCTGGGTCCCGCGCCGCAATGGGACGAACGCATCGCCGCCACGCTGCAGGCACCCGACATGGCGGACACCGCCGCGATGTTCCTGGGCAACTGGTTCCCGGCGCCCATGCTGCAAGCGGGCGGGCCCGTCATTGACGCGTTCCGCGCCATGCTGCTGGCCACCGACCCGCAGGGCCTGGCGGGCGCGTTCGCGGCGGTGCGCGACATGGACCTGCGCCGCACGATCGCGCTGATCCCGCGGCCCACGCTGGTGATCGCCGGCCGCGACGACACGGTGACGGCCGCCAGCCACGGCGAACTCATCGCGGCGACGGTGCGGGGCGCCGAGCTGCGGGTACTTCCGGCCGTGCATCTGTCGAATATCGAACGTCCCGGCGAGTTCCTGGACGCGGTGCTGACTTTCCTGGCGCCGCGCTGACGGCGCGCTTCAAGGACGCCGCGGGCGCCTAATCCCCCGCCCGCTCCCAGCGCCGCTGGATCGCCTTGGCCGCCACCACCCCGTCCGCCATCGACGTCACCACGCAGGGATGCATGCGGTGCGCCACCTCTCCCACGGCGTAGATGTCGGGCACGCTGGTCTCGGCGGTGGCGAAATCGGTGCGGATGTATCCGCGCTCATCGCGGTCCAGCCGCAGGCCGTCGGCGAAGGCGGCCTGGGGTTCCCAGCCGTAGAAGACCAGGATCAGGTCGTACTGCTGGCCGTCCACGCTGCGGGTGGCCGGATCCACCTTGTACGGGCCGATGCGCACGCCTTCCCGGCCGGCGCGCGTCACCCATTGCTGCTGGGCGCGGACACTGCGGGCGTAGAGATGGACGGCGCGCGCGCCCCGGTTGCGCACATAGACGTAGTTTTCGAAGGCGTTGTCGCCCCCGCCCAGGACCGCCACGGACAGGCCCGAATAGTCCTGCGCCACGATGGGCGAACCCGGGCCGATCAGCACGCCGGGCCACGATGCGCCCGGCGGATGATCCGGCAGCCCTTTGGCGCGCACCCCGGAGGCGATGACCAGCGTGCGGGCCCGCACCTGGGCCTCGTCCCCGGCCCGGCCCGTAAGCGTGGCTTCGATCCCGCCCTTGCAGGGCCGGACCGCGGTCACGCGGGTTTCCAGGCGCAAGGGCACGCCGGCCGCGCGCACGCTGGTGTCGATGTTGGCCGCCACCTGCTGGCCGGTCACGCCGGGCAACACGGCGATCCAGTCGTCGGCGAACGGATTGTCATTGCCCAGGCCGCCCAGGCGGGCGCTGGCCTCGACCAGCAGCGGGGACAGGCCCAGGCGCGCCAGCCAGAGGGCGCAGGAGGCGCCGGCCGGGCCGCCGCCTACAATGACCGAATCGTGCATCTGTTGCATTTCACCCCTTATTGGACTGCGCCGGCGCCTCGCGGGCGCCCGGACATGGCCGGATTGTAGCCAGCGCGCCACCCCAGTCCCGCCGTCGCCTTACAATTCCGGCTATTCCACCCAGGTTTTCATCATGCCCACTCGCCGCATCATTCTTTCCGGGCTTGCGCTCGACGCCCGCATCGGCATCCTCGAGCACGAGCGCCGCGCCACCCAGCCCCTGCATGTCGACGCCGACTTCGACGTGGACATCCAGCGCTCGGTCGACGACCACGACATCCACAGCGTCCTGGACTATCGCCGCCTGCGCGAGGCCATCGTCGAAGAATGCACGCAA contains the following coding sequences:
- the folB gene encoding dihydroneopterin aldolase; the protein is MPTRRIILSGLALDARIGILEHERRATQPLHVDADFDVDIQRSVDDHDIHSVLDYRRLREAIVEECTQAHVNLIETLSEQVAARLLADFQEIRSLRLRISKPMAFSDCAAVGVEIQITR
- a CDS encoding alpha/beta fold hydrolase — its product is MPSPSFFTTGDGVRIAYRFDGDAGLPVLVLSNSIGTTLHMWDAQIPALSRAFRVLRYDTRGHGASGVPAGAYSLDRLGRDVIELMDGLGIGRAHFLGLSLGGMIGQWLGVHAPDRVDRLILAHTSAYLGPAPQWDERIAATLQAPDMADTAAMFLGNWFPAPMLQAGGPVIDAFRAMLLATDPQGLAGAFAAVRDMDLRRTIALIPRPTLVIAGRDDTVTAASHGELIAATVRGAELRVLPAVHLSNIERPGEFLDAVLTFLAPR
- a CDS encoding NAD(P)/FAD-dependent oxidoreductase, whose protein sequence is MQQMHDSVIVGGGPAGASCALWLARLGLSPLLVEASARLGGLGNDNPFADDWIAVLPGVTGQQVAANIDTSVRAAGVPLRLETRVTAVRPCKGGIEATLTGRAGDEAQVRARTLVIASGVRAKGLPDHPPGASWPGVLIGPGSPIVAQDYSGLSVAVLGGGDNAFENYVYVRNRGARAVHLYARSVRAQQQWVTRAGREGVRIGPYKVDPATRSVDGQQYDLILVFYGWEPQAAFADGLRLDRDERGYIRTDFATAETSVPDIYAVGEVAHRMHPCVVTSMADGVVAAKAIQRRWERAGD